The Thermosynechococcus sp. genome has a segment encoding these proteins:
- a CDS encoding M61 family metallopeptidase, translating into MTHTIIHPSPSHSSFQAPAMAYRINCQQGHTHLLWVTLRLTAPQTDVLDLHLPVWTPGSYLVREYARHLQDFTVGTADGTPLEWWKCAKNRWQVACTPGLELEVRYAIYAYELSVRTNHVDGSHAYFNPGAVCLYVPEYRDQPLTITIAAPPNWRVTTPLEVWGEDGCTFWAANYDLLVDSPFEVGTHGIYTFEVDGKPHELAVWGKGNFDPKRAIADIQRIIETEASLFGGLPYDRYVFILHLTHKGYGGLEHLNSCSLIFDRFGFQQAEHYRRFLCLVAHEFFHLWNIKRIRPQAFEVFDYDSENYTTSLWFVEGVTSYFDQLIPLWAGLFDAQTYLKLLSDSLNRYFHTPGRFVQSLSAASFDAWIKLYRPDANSINSQMSYYLKGELVALLLDLRIRLNFNHQRSLLDVLRRLWQQYCETGQGYTPDELWETIEAVADENLSTWREQFIEGTVELPLQEWLAKVGLELVPQDTLPYTGLQLQQEHGSLQIKAVLRDSPAEQAGLGAGDEIIALNGWRVKAEDWSERLREYTAGETIHLTWFHDQQLQSGDLILGEPQPHYRLQCRADATPSQRAHLAAWLGATATQL; encoded by the coding sequence ATGACGCATACGATCATTCATCCCTCCCCCTCTCACTCTTCTTTTCAGGCCCCTGCTATGGCCTACCGCATTAACTGCCAGCAGGGGCACACGCATCTTTTATGGGTGACGCTGCGGCTAACGGCACCGCAAACCGATGTCCTTGATCTGCATTTACCGGTATGGACGCCTGGATCCTACCTCGTGCGCGAATATGCGCGGCATCTTCAGGACTTTACGGTAGGGACTGCCGATGGCACCCCCCTGGAGTGGTGGAAGTGTGCTAAGAATCGGTGGCAGGTGGCCTGCACGCCGGGTCTGGAACTTGAAGTGCGCTATGCCATCTATGCCTATGAACTCTCGGTACGCACGAACCATGTTGATGGGAGCCACGCCTATTTCAATCCAGGAGCGGTCTGCCTCTATGTGCCGGAGTATCGCGATCAGCCGCTGACCATCACGATTGCAGCACCACCCAACTGGCGGGTAACGACTCCCCTTGAGGTCTGGGGTGAGGATGGCTGCACCTTTTGGGCTGCCAATTACGATCTCCTGGTGGATAGTCCCTTTGAGGTGGGCACCCATGGGATTTACACCTTTGAGGTGGACGGTAAACCCCATGAATTGGCGGTGTGGGGCAAGGGAAATTTTGATCCAAAGCGGGCGATCGCCGACATTCAGCGAATTATTGAGACAGAGGCCAGTCTTTTTGGTGGCCTGCCCTACGATCGCTATGTCTTTATTTTGCACCTTACCCACAAAGGGTATGGGGGTCTTGAGCATTTGAATAGCTGCTCGTTAATTTTTGATCGTTTTGGCTTTCAGCAGGCAGAGCACTATCGTCGTTTTCTCTGTTTAGTAGCTCACGAGTTCTTCCATCTCTGGAATATCAAACGCATCCGTCCTCAAGCCTTCGAGGTTTTTGACTACGACAGTGAGAACTACACCACCAGCCTCTGGTTTGTCGAGGGGGTGACCAGTTATTTTGACCAGCTCATTCCCCTGTGGGCGGGGCTATTTGATGCACAGACCTATCTGAAACTGCTGAGCGACAGCCTCAATCGCTATTTCCACACACCGGGCCGCTTTGTTCAATCCCTGAGTGCCGCTAGTTTTGATGCTTGGATTAAGCTCTATCGTCCCGATGCAAATAGCATTAATTCCCAGATGTCCTACTACCTCAAGGGAGAGTTGGTGGCACTGCTGCTGGATTTGCGGATTCGCTTGAACTTTAATCACCAGCGATCGCTCCTGGATGTCCTGCGGCGGCTGTGGCAGCAGTATTGTGAAACGGGTCAAGGCTACACCCCCGATGAGTTGTGGGAAACAATTGAAGCGGTTGCCGATGAAAACCTGAGTACCTGGCGCGAGCAATTCATTGAAGGAACGGTGGAACTTCCCCTTCAGGAGTGGCTGGCCAAAGTCGGGCTGGAACTGGTTCCCCAGGACACGCTGCCCTATACGGGACTTCAGTTACAGCAGGAACATGGTTCTCTTCAAATCAAGGCCGTCCTGCGGGACTCCCCCGCCGAACAGGCAGGCTTAGGGGCTGGGGATGAAATCATTGCCCTCAATGGTTGGCGCGTCAAGGCAGAAGACTGGTCAGAGCGGTTGCGGGAATACACAGCGGGAGAGACGATTCACCTGACATGGTTCCATGATCAGCAATTGCAGTCAGGGGATTTGATTTTGGGAGAACCCCAACCCCACTATCGGTTGCAGTGTCGAGCCGATGCCACGCCGAGCCAGCGGGCACATCTGGCAGCCTGGTTGGGAGCAACCGCCACTCAGCTCTAG
- the fusA gene encoding elongation factor G, with product MARTTPLERVRNIGIAAHIDAGKTTTTERILFYSGVVHKIGEVHEGTTVTDWMEQERERGITITAAAISTSWKDHQINIIDTPGHVDFTIEVERSMRVLDGVIAVFCSVGGVQPQSETVWRQADRYSVPRIVFVNKMDRTGANFYKVYDQIRDRLRANAVPIQLPIGAEDQFKGIVDLVRMRAKIYKDDLGKEIEDTEIPAEMTELAQEYRTKLIEAVAETDDALMEKYFEGEELTEEEIRAALRKGTIAGTIVPMLCGSAFKNKGVQLLLDAVVDYLPSPIDIPAIKGRLPDGTEVERAADDDQPLAALAFKIMSDPYGRLTFVRVYSGVLKKGSYVLNATKGKKERISRLIVLKADERIEVDELRAGDLGAALGLKETFTGDTLCDESSPVILESLYIPEPVISVAVEPKTKQDMEKLSKALQALSEEDPTFRVSVDPETNQTVIAGMGELHLEILVDRMQREFKVEANIGQPQVAYRETIRKPVRAEGKFIRQSGGKGQYGHVVIEVEPAEPGTGFEFVSKIVGGVVPKEYIPPAEQGMKEACESGILAGYPVIDLKVTLVDGSYHEVDSSEMAFKIAGSMAIKEAVMKANPVLLEPMMKVEVEVPEEFLGTVMGDLIARRGQIEGQTVENGIAKVTAKVPLERMFGYATDIRSNTQGRGIFSMEFSHYEEVPRNVAEAIIAKNKGNA from the coding sequence GTGGCACGGACGACCCCGCTAGAGCGAGTGCGAAACATCGGGATTGCCGCTCACATTGATGCGGGTAAAACAACCACAACTGAACGTATTCTGTTCTATTCCGGTGTGGTGCACAAAATTGGCGAAGTGCACGAGGGTACCACGGTTACCGACTGGATGGAACAGGAGCGAGAGCGGGGCATCACCATTACAGCAGCCGCCATCAGTACCTCTTGGAAAGATCACCAAATCAACATTATTGACACCCCCGGCCACGTGGACTTCACGATTGAAGTGGAGCGCTCCATGCGGGTTCTCGATGGAGTGATTGCGGTATTCTGCTCCGTTGGTGGTGTGCAGCCCCAATCAGAAACCGTATGGCGGCAGGCCGATCGCTACAGCGTCCCGCGCATCGTCTTTGTCAACAAGATGGATCGCACGGGGGCAAACTTCTACAAAGTCTATGACCAGATTCGCGATCGCCTGCGGGCGAATGCCGTACCGATTCAGTTGCCCATTGGTGCCGAAGATCAGTTCAAGGGCATCGTTGATCTGGTGCGGATGCGCGCCAAAATCTACAAAGACGACCTTGGCAAGGAAATCGAGGACACTGAAATTCCTGCCGAAATGACTGAACTGGCGCAGGAGTATCGCACCAAGCTTATCGAGGCTGTGGCCGAAACCGACGACGCCCTCATGGAAAAATACTTTGAGGGGGAAGAGCTCACAGAAGAGGAAATCCGCGCGGCCCTACGCAAAGGGACGATCGCTGGCACCATTGTGCCCATGCTTTGCGGCTCCGCCTTCAAAAATAAAGGCGTGCAATTACTCCTTGATGCTGTGGTCGACTACCTACCGTCACCCATTGACATTCCTGCCATCAAAGGTCGTCTGCCCGACGGCACGGAAGTGGAGCGGGCTGCCGATGACGATCAACCCCTGGCAGCACTAGCTTTCAAGATCATGTCGGACCCCTACGGCCGCCTTACCTTCGTCCGCGTTTATTCTGGCGTTCTGAAAAAAGGCAGCTATGTGCTCAATGCCACCAAAGGCAAGAAAGAGCGCATTTCTCGTCTGATCGTGCTCAAGGCCGATGAACGAATTGAGGTGGATGAACTGCGAGCTGGCGATCTAGGAGCTGCCTTAGGTCTCAAGGAAACCTTCACAGGGGATACCCTCTGCGATGAAAGCTCGCCCGTGATTCTGGAGTCGCTGTACATTCCAGAGCCAGTCATTTCCGTGGCTGTGGAACCCAAAACTAAGCAGGACATGGAAAAACTCTCCAAAGCCCTGCAAGCCCTCTCTGAGGAAGACCCCACCTTCCGCGTCAGCGTTGATCCTGAAACGAACCAAACTGTGATTGCCGGGATGGGGGAACTGCACCTCGAGATCCTTGTGGATCGGATGCAGCGAGAGTTCAAAGTGGAAGCCAACATCGGCCAACCCCAAGTGGCCTACCGCGAAACCATCCGCAAGCCCGTTCGCGCCGAAGGCAAGTTTATCCGTCAAAGTGGTGGTAAAGGCCAGTATGGTCACGTTGTTATTGAAGTAGAACCGGCTGAACCCGGTACCGGGTTTGAATTTGTCTCCAAAATTGTTGGTGGTGTCGTACCCAAAGAGTACATTCCGCCCGCTGAGCAGGGGATGAAGGAAGCCTGTGAATCGGGGATTTTGGCAGGGTACCCAGTGATTGACCTCAAAGTCACACTAGTGGATGGCTCCTACCACGAGGTTGACTCCTCAGAAATGGCCTTCAAAATTGCTGGCTCCATGGCCATTAAAGAGGCAGTGATGAAAGCCAATCCGGTACTGCTGGAGCCAATGATGAAGGTCGAGGTCGAGGTTCCAGAAGAATTCCTTGGGACAGTGATGGGAGACCTCATTGCCCGTCGCGGTCAAATTGAGGGACAAACCGTGGAAAATGGCATTGCCAAAGTGACGGCAAAAGTCCCTCTCGAACGGATGTTTGGTTATGCCACTGACATTCGCTCGAATACCCAAGGTCGGGGAATTTTCTCGATGGAATTTAGCCATTACGAGGAAGTCCCCCGTAATGTGGCTGAGGCGATCATTGCCAAAAATAAAGGGAACGCATAG
- the tuf gene encoding elongation factor Tu, with translation MARAKFERTKPHVNVGTIGHVDHGKTTLTAAITMVLAAQGKAQARKYDEIDAAPEEKARGITINTAHVEYETEKRHYAHVDCPGHADYVKNMITGAAQMDGAILVVAATDGAMPQTKEHILLARQVGVPSIVVFLNKVDMVDDEELLELVELELRELLNEYEFPGDEVPIIRGSGLKALEAMTANPKTQRGENEWVDKIYELMDAVDSYIPTPERDVDKPFLMAVEDVFSITGRGTVATGRIERGRIKLNEIVELVGLRETRTTTVTGIEMFKKSLEEGIAGDNAGLLLRGLKKEDVERGMVIAKPGSITPHTKFEGEVYVLTEKEGGRKTPFFAGYRPQFYVRTTDVTGTITSFTADDGSAPEMVMPGDRIKMTVELIQPIAIEQGMRFAIREGGRTIGAGVVSKIIE, from the coding sequence ATGGCACGCGCTAAATTTGAACGAACCAAACCCCACGTTAACGTTGGTACGATTGGTCACGTTGACCATGGTAAAACCACACTGACCGCAGCTATCACAATGGTATTGGCTGCCCAAGGGAAAGCCCAGGCTCGCAAATATGACGAAATTGATGCGGCGCCTGAGGAAAAAGCCCGTGGGATTACCATCAACACGGCTCACGTGGAGTATGAGACTGAGAAACGCCACTATGCCCACGTGGATTGCCCCGGCCACGCTGACTATGTGAAAAACATGATCACCGGTGCCGCCCAAATGGACGGCGCCATTCTGGTGGTGGCCGCAACCGACGGTGCAATGCCCCAAACCAAGGAGCACATTCTCTTGGCACGTCAGGTGGGTGTGCCCAGCATCGTTGTCTTCCTGAACAAAGTGGACATGGTGGATGACGAAGAACTGCTGGAGCTGGTGGAACTAGAACTGCGGGAACTGCTCAATGAGTATGAATTCCCCGGTGACGAAGTGCCCATCATCCGTGGTTCGGGTCTGAAGGCCCTCGAAGCCATGACTGCCAACCCGAAAACCCAGCGCGGCGAAAACGAGTGGGTGGATAAAATCTACGAGCTAATGGATGCCGTGGATAGCTACATTCCTACCCCTGAGCGGGATGTGGATAAACCCTTCCTGATGGCTGTAGAAGATGTGTTCTCTATTACCGGTCGCGGTACGGTGGCCACCGGCCGGATTGAACGGGGTCGCATTAAGCTGAATGAAATCGTTGAGCTTGTTGGCCTGCGGGAAACGCGGACAACGACGGTCACCGGTATTGAAATGTTCAAGAAGAGCCTTGAAGAAGGGATTGCCGGTGACAACGCCGGTCTGCTGCTGCGGGGTCTGAAAAAGGAGGATGTAGAACGGGGGATGGTAATTGCCAAGCCCGGTTCTATTACGCCCCACACCAAGTTTGAAGGTGAAGTGTACGTGCTCACTGAAAAAGAGGGTGGCCGCAAAACTCCCTTCTTTGCTGGTTATCGTCCTCAGTTCTATGTGCGTACCACTGATGTAACTGGCACGATTACCTCCTTCACTGCTGACGATGGTAGTGCTCCTGAAATGGTGATGCCCGGTGACCGTATCAAAATGACCGTGGAACTGATCCAGCCCATTGCCATTGAGCAGGGGATGCGCTTTGCGATCCGTGAAGGTGGTCGTACCATTGGTGCGGGTGTCGTCTCCAAAATCATTGAGTAG
- a CDS encoding chlorophyll a/b-binding protein produces the protein MSEPRPDDLTPQFGWSRYAELINGRFAMIGFIALLVLEWVTGQDFFTWVGWR, from the coding sequence ATGAGTGAACCGAGACCCGATGACCTGACCCCCCAATTTGGTTGGTCGCGCTATGCAGAGCTGATCAATGGCCGCTTTGCCATGATTGGCTTTATTGCCCTGCTTGTACTCGAGTGGGTAACTGGCCAAGATTTCTTTACCTGGGTGGGCTGGCGATAG
- the rpsJ gene encoding 30S ribosomal protein S10, with translation MAALQQKIRIRLKAFDHRLLDTSCDRIVDTAKRTGASPVGPIPLPTRRRIYCVLRSPHVDKDSREHFETRTHCRILDIYQPSPKTIDALMKLDLPAGVDIEVKL, from the coding sequence ATGGCTGCTTTACAACAGAAGATTCGTATTCGCCTTAAGGCCTTTGATCACCGATTGCTTGATACCTCCTGCGATCGCATTGTGGATACTGCGAAACGCACCGGTGCTTCCCCAGTGGGTCCGATTCCCCTGCCTACACGCCGTCGAATTTATTGCGTCCTGCGATCGCCCCATGTGGACAAGGACTCACGGGAGCATTTTGAAACCCGTACCCACTGCCGTATTCTCGATATTTACCAACCTTCGCCGAAAACGATTGATGCTCTGATGAAGTTGGACTTGCCGGCGGGCGTCGATATTGAAGTGAAATTGTAA
- a CDS encoding succinate dehydrogenase/fumarate reductase iron-sulfur subunit, whose protein sequence is MAIQLRIRRQAPDKSTYWQTFELEIEPSLTILDALIQIKEYQDGSLSFRKNCRNTICGSCAMTINGRSALACQQSIRAELAHSPVPNQIAIAPLGNLPVLKDLVVDMSDFWQKLSAVNPYVSTAARQVPEREFLQSPSDRAKLNAAGNCILCGACYGACNAVEVNPAFVGPHALAKAARLVADSRDSETDQRLDEYNSASSGVWGCTRCFNCNTVCPVGVQPLDRISEIKQALLARSTKATHNQDRPLRHRQVLLELVREGGWVDERQFGLWVVGNRLRDLGGVMSLVPLGWRLLRRGKFPLRFEKSAGQAQIKAVITALQQKQTYSKIEDKKRG, encoded by the coding sequence ATGGCAATTCAGTTGAGAATTCGTCGCCAAGCGCCGGACAAGAGCACCTACTGGCAAACCTTTGAACTAGAGATTGAGCCTTCCCTGACGATCCTGGATGCCCTCATTCAAATCAAAGAATACCAGGACGGTAGTCTTAGCTTTCGCAAAAATTGTCGCAACACCATCTGCGGCAGTTGTGCGATGACGATTAATGGTCGCTCTGCCCTTGCCTGTCAGCAAAGTATTCGTGCCGAGCTAGCCCACAGCCCTGTGCCCAACCAAATTGCGATCGCCCCTTTGGGGAATTTGCCTGTCCTTAAAGACCTTGTCGTGGACATGAGCGATTTTTGGCAGAAACTTTCAGCGGTCAATCCCTATGTGAGTACAGCGGCACGGCAGGTGCCGGAGCGGGAGTTTCTCCAATCCCCCAGCGATCGCGCCAAGCTCAATGCCGCTGGCAACTGTATCCTCTGTGGTGCCTGCTACGGTGCCTGCAATGCTGTGGAAGTGAATCCTGCCTTTGTCGGTCCCCATGCCCTTGCCAAGGCGGCTCGCCTTGTGGCTGATAGCCGCGATAGCGAAACTGACCAACGCCTAGATGAATACAACAGCGCTAGCAGTGGCGTGTGGGGCTGTACCCGTTGTTTTAATTGCAATACGGTGTGCCCTGTGGGCGTGCAACCCCTTGATCGCATTAGTGAGATCAAGCAGGCGCTCCTCGCACGCTCAACCAAAGCAACCCACAATCAAGACCGTCCTTTGCGTCATCGTCAAGTGCTCTTGGAACTGGTGAGGGAAGGCGGTTGGGTGGATGAGCGGCAATTTGGCCTATGGGTGGTGGGCAATCGCTTGCGGGATCTCGGTGGAGTTATGAGCCTTGTCCCTTTAGGGTGGCGGTTATTGCGGCGCGGCAAGTTTCCGCTGCGGTTTGAAAAGTCTGCCGGTCAAGCACAAATTAAGGCGGTAATCACAGCCCTGCAGCAGAAACAGACCTATTCTAAAATAGAAGATAAAAAAAGGGGATGA
- the uvrC gene encoding excinuclease ABC subunit UvrC translates to MLQPFIQDRDRLEQVLRQLPLAPGVYFLKDKTDQILYIGKSKRLRARVRSYFREPAQLGPRLELMVYQVADIEFIVTDTEAEALALEANLIKQHQPHFNVLLKDDKKYPYVCITWSEPYPRIFITRKRQFGNGGDRCSDSAKDRYYGPYVDSFRLRQTLALVKRLFPLRQRPRPLFRDRPCLNYDIGRCPGVCQGLISPQAYRQTLQRVAMIFQGRTGELVAQLQAQMAQAAAALNFELAARLRDQIRGLEHLGVDQKVALPDDTVSRDAIALAVGDRHAAIQLFQIRAGRLVGRLAFVADAQSGSAGTILQRVLEEHYAQVDDVEIPSEILLQHPLPEPDFLRTYLSEKKGRAVTLTVPQRQAKAELIALVQRNAELELARLQQASDRTQTALEDLAQLLGLDTLPHRIEGYDISHIQGSDAVASRVVFIDGLPAKQHYRHYNIRNPEVKLGHSDDFASLAEILRRRFAPYLEGKGDPLDDWPDVILIDGGKGQLSTVVQVLEPLLGDLTLLSLAKQREEIFLPHQRQPLPTDPEQPGVQLLRRVRDEAHRFALNFHRQKRAQRQRRSHLDQIPGLGYQRQKELLATFHSIDYIRMATPEQLAQVRGVGPRLAERIYRYFHA, encoded by the coding sequence ATGCTTCAGCCCTTCATTCAAGATCGCGATCGCCTGGAACAGGTCCTGCGGCAGTTGCCTTTGGCACCGGGGGTCTATTTCCTTAAGGATAAGACGGATCAAATTCTTTACATTGGCAAGTCGAAACGCCTGCGAGCGCGGGTGCGTTCCTATTTTCGTGAACCGGCTCAACTGGGACCCCGCCTTGAGCTCATGGTCTATCAGGTGGCGGATATTGAGTTCATTGTCACGGATACGGAAGCTGAGGCACTGGCTCTGGAAGCCAATTTAATCAAGCAGCATCAGCCCCACTTCAACGTTCTCCTCAAGGATGACAAGAAATACCCCTACGTTTGTATTACGTGGTCCGAACCCTATCCCCGTATTTTCATTACTCGCAAACGCCAATTTGGCAATGGGGGTGATCGCTGCAGTGATTCTGCCAAGGATCGCTACTATGGCCCCTATGTGGATAGCTTTCGCCTGCGCCAAACGCTAGCCCTGGTGAAGCGGCTTTTTCCGCTGCGGCAACGTCCCCGCCCCCTCTTTAGGGATCGCCCTTGCCTCAACTACGATATTGGGCGCTGTCCGGGGGTCTGCCAAGGCCTGATTTCTCCCCAAGCGTATCGGCAAACCCTCCAAAGGGTGGCGATGATCTTTCAGGGACGCACGGGGGAACTGGTGGCACAGTTGCAAGCACAAATGGCACAAGCGGCGGCGGCTCTCAATTTTGAGTTGGCCGCCCGACTGCGAGATCAAATTCGCGGCCTGGAACATTTAGGCGTGGATCAAAAAGTTGCATTGCCCGATGACACCGTCTCTCGAGATGCCATTGCCCTGGCGGTGGGCGATCGCCATGCCGCCATTCAACTGTTTCAAATTCGCGCTGGGCGCTTGGTGGGGCGTTTAGCTTTCGTCGCCGATGCCCAGAGTGGCAGTGCCGGCACAATTTTGCAGCGGGTTCTTGAAGAGCACTATGCCCAGGTGGACGATGTAGAAATTCCCAGTGAAATTTTGTTACAGCATCCCCTCCCCGAACCAGATTTCCTCCGCACGTACCTCAGTGAAAAGAAAGGGCGCGCTGTTACCCTCACCGTCCCCCAACGGCAGGCAAAAGCAGAACTCATTGCCCTGGTGCAACGAAATGCCGAATTAGAATTGGCACGGCTACAACAGGCTAGCGATCGCACCCAAACTGCCCTTGAAGATTTAGCCCAGCTTCTTGGCCTTGACACCCTCCCCCACCGCATTGAGGGCTACGACATCTCCCACATTCAAGGGTCTGACGCGGTGGCCTCGCGGGTTGTCTTTATTGATGGCCTGCCTGCCAAGCAGCACTATCGCCACTACAACATCCGCAACCCCGAGGTAAAACTTGGGCACTCCGACGACTTCGCCAGTCTTGCTGAGATTCTGCGCCGCCGCTTTGCTCCCTACCTTGAGGGCAAGGGTGATCCCCTCGATGATTGGCCCGATGTGATCCTCATTGATGGTGGCAAAGGGCAACTGTCCACTGTGGTTCAGGTTTTGGAGCCACTCTTGGGCGATCTCACCCTTCTTAGCTTGGCTAAACAGCGGGAGGAGATTTTCCTACCCCACCAGCGCCAACCTCTCCCCACAGATCCAGAGCAGCCAGGGGTGCAATTACTGCGCCGCGTGCGTGATGAGGCCCATCGCTTTGCCCTTAACTTCCACCGTCAGAAACGTGCCCAACGCCAACGGCGATCGCACCTCGACCAAATCCCCGGCTTAGGCTACCAACGTCAAAAGGAACTGCTGGCCACCTTTCACTCCATTGACTACATCCGCATGGCCACCCCTGAACAGTTGGCTCAGGTGCGTGGGGTGGGTCCGCGTTTGGCAGAAAGAATTTACCGCTATTTTCATGCCTAA